In a single window of the Bacillus clarus genome:
- a CDS encoding GTP pyrophosphokinase yields MISFIIKQHDDRNNIIFRHFCEQPQNESVSFIIY; encoded by the coding sequence ATAATTAGTTTCATTATAAAACAACATGACGATAGGAATAATATAATTTTTCGTCATTTTTGTGAACAACCTCAAAATGAAAGCGTTTCCTTTATTATATACTAA
- a CDS encoding VC0807 family protein, with amino-acid sequence MNQNKKAIFDIVFYLVFPFLIWKFAKPHIDPYYAMLISSVPGILYTLYCFKKEKQFNITGFFILVTLVANTTVDLLSGSAERMLWNDAYYHIVLGCVVICSIFIKKPLMLYFAADIAALQGHDRDKSRELYRDQRIYPALQYLTLFFGLQFILKSFLKIYFISVFGVDGYGEMRAIMTAVGWGISICIGIGFVWVNNKIHAVTEQKESTQ; translated from the coding sequence ATGAATCAAAATAAAAAAGCTATATTTGATATCGTCTTTTATCTCGTCTTCCCTTTTCTAATTTGGAAGTTTGCAAAACCTCATATTGATCCTTATTATGCAATGCTTATTTCTTCTGTACCAGGAATTCTTTATACACTGTACTGTTTTAAAAAAGAAAAGCAATTCAACATTACAGGGTTTTTTATTCTAGTTACACTGGTTGCTAACACGACAGTAGATTTACTATCTGGTTCCGCTGAGCGCATGCTATGGAATGACGCATATTATCATATCGTACTCGGCTGCGTTGTTATATGTTCAATCTTTATTAAGAAACCACTCATGCTATATTTTGCAGCTGATATTGCAGCACTACAAGGGCATGATCGCGATAAAAGTCGCGAACTTTACCGCGATCAGCGTATATATCCAGCATTGCAATATTTAACGCTATTTTTCGGTCTTCAGTTTATTTTAAAAAGCTTTTTAAAAATCTACTTCATCTCCGTTTTCGGTGTAGATGGATACGGTGAAATGAGAGCAATTATGACCGCTGTTGGATGGGGCATTTCCATCTGTATCGGAATAGGGTTTGTATGGGTTAATAATAAAATACACGCAGTTACTGAGCAAAAAGAATCCACACAATAA
- the gcvT gene encoding glycine cleavage system aminomethyltransferase GcvT, translated as MITLQRTPLFDVYAKYGGKTIDFGGWELPVQFSSIKDEHEAVRTAAGLFDVSHMGEVEVTGVDSLAFLQRVVTNDVSTLKVGGAQYTAMCYENGGTVDDLLIYKRGEEDYLLVINASNIEKDYEWLASHVIGDTKVVNVSSEIAQLAIQGPKAEGILQKVVSEDLKEIKFFKFKNDILVDGIPALISRTGYTGEDGFEIYCKSEDAAKIWEKLLEVGAEDGLKPCGLGARDTLRFEATLPLYGQELSKDITPIEAGIGFAVKTNKEADFFGKETLKEQKENGASRKLVGIEVIDRGIPRTHYPVYVGEEKIGEVTSGTQSPTLKKSIGLALIDVKYAAVDTEVEIEIRNKRVKAVVVPTPFYKRSK; from the coding sequence ATGATTACATTACAACGTACACCGCTATTTGATGTATACGCAAAGTATGGTGGGAAAACAATCGACTTTGGTGGTTGGGAATTACCAGTTCAATTTTCAAGCATTAAAGATGAGCACGAAGCTGTTCGTACAGCTGCGGGTCTGTTCGATGTATCTCATATGGGAGAAGTAGAGGTAACAGGTGTAGATAGCTTAGCATTTTTACAACGTGTTGTTACAAATGACGTATCTACCTTAAAGGTAGGAGGCGCACAATATACAGCAATGTGTTACGAAAACGGCGGCACTGTAGATGATTTATTAATCTACAAACGTGGTGAAGAAGACTACTTATTAGTTATCAATGCATCAAATATCGAAAAAGATTACGAGTGGTTAGCAAGTCATGTAATTGGCGATACGAAAGTAGTCAATGTTTCTAGTGAAATTGCACAGCTTGCAATTCAAGGACCAAAAGCAGAAGGCATTTTACAAAAAGTTGTGTCAGAAGATTTGAAAGAAATTAAGTTCTTTAAATTTAAAAACGATATTCTTGTAGACGGTATTCCTGCACTAATATCTCGTACAGGATATACAGGTGAAGATGGATTTGAAATTTACTGCAAAAGTGAAGATGCTGCAAAAATTTGGGAGAAACTTCTTGAAGTAGGAGCAGAAGACGGCTTAAAACCATGTGGTTTAGGTGCGCGCGATACACTTCGCTTTGAAGCAACACTTCCGCTTTATGGTCAAGAATTATCGAAAGATATTACACCGATTGAAGCTGGAATTGGCTTTGCGGTAAAAACAAACAAAGAAGCAGACTTCTTTGGAAAAGAAACGTTAAAAGAGCAAAAAGAAAACGGTGCCTCTCGTAAACTAGTTGGCATCGAAGTAATTGACCGCGGTATTCCTCGTACGCATTATCCTGTATATGTAGGCGAAGAGAAAATCGGGGAAGTAACAAGTGGTACACAATCTCCAACGTTAAAGAAAAGCATTGGTTTAGCACTAATTGATGTAAAATACGCAGCAGTGGATACAGAAGTAGAAATTGAAATTCGTAATAAACGCGTCAAAGCAGTAGTTGTTCCAACACCATTTTATAAACGTTCAAAGTAA
- a CDS encoding YqzE family protein — MSTNDYVRFVTQQFVSYMDAPKEDRKQKKQQRRAEKEPFLNKWFGVMPISATLFYQNVKKKRKKSS; from the coding sequence ATGTCTACTAATGATTATGTGCGTTTTGTGACGCAACAGTTCGTATCGTATATGGATGCTCCAAAAGAGGATCGAAAGCAAAAGAAACAACAGCGCCGTGCTGAGAAAGAACCGTTTTTAAATAAGTGGTTTGGTGTTATGCCAATTAGTGCTACTTTGTTCTATCAAAATGTAAAGAAGAAAAGAAAGAAATCAAGTTGA
- a CDS encoding YqhG family protein, with product MQQHEIHNYLYNFFEANDCEIVQRSPHLLDVQLTIEMDKLLMNRPFYWHYLEKTGGVPNPMRLTLITNPENDEDDGELIHYGSPRLHQIFQTTKELGSYIRLFEDVPPSGTTHTPLHPWLGVNIKVSYQCDRKKDMLHSIGIHLISGTMITNFHETLAKIRLTPKIPDFSFTLSPIIKPQSGLQRVEDALKNIIAGDDHTWAKEARVRWNHDLDLLNRFYAESEELPESYEIEKQALQEQYEPRITMQIINGGLFYVTANHFLS from the coding sequence ATGCAGCAACATGAAATTCATAATTATTTATACAACTTTTTCGAGGCGAACGACTGTGAAATTGTACAGCGTTCACCTCATCTATTAGATGTACAATTAACGATTGAAATGGATAAGTTGTTAATGAATCGCCCTTTTTATTGGCACTATCTCGAAAAAACAGGGGGCGTACCAAATCCAATGCGACTTACTCTCATTACAAACCCTGAAAATGACGAAGATGACGGTGAGCTCATTCATTACGGATCTCCTCGCCTCCACCAAATTTTTCAAACAACAAAAGAACTTGGTTCCTACATCCGTTTATTCGAAGACGTTCCTCCTAGCGGGACAACTCATACGCCACTTCACCCATGGCTTGGCGTAAATATAAAGGTATCCTATCAATGTGATCGAAAAAAAGATATGCTTCACTCTATCGGTATTCATCTTATTTCTGGAACAATGATTACAAATTTTCATGAAACATTAGCAAAAATACGGCTTACACCGAAAATACCTGATTTCAGTTTCACACTCTCTCCCATCATAAAACCACAGAGTGGTTTACAACGTGTCGAGGATGCTTTAAAAAACATAATTGCAGGAGATGACCATACATGGGCAAAAGAAGCCAGAGTACGCTGGAATCATGATTTAGATCTTTTAAATCGTTTTTATGCAGAAAGCGAGGAGCTTCCAGAAAGCTACGAAATTGAAAAACAAGCACTCCAAGAACAATATGAACCACGAATTACAATGCAAATTATAAATGGTGGTCTCTTCTATGTTACCGCTAATCACTTTTTATCATAA
- a CDS encoding DEAD/DEAH box helicase, protein MNVDISVDRTWQNNFLKRIDEDGPWTNWDLYHLAYETEKSLLVPTFDGLQAPKHLSHFTPLPHQLEVAQNVIEQMNGKAILADEVGLGKTIEAGLILKEYMVRGLVKKVLILVPASLVSQWAYELNTKFFIPAIAQKKSYSWEQADVIVSSIDTAKRSPHRDIVLNLEYDLIIIDEAHKLKNNKTKNYEFAQRLKKKFCLLLTATPVQNKIDEIFNLVSLLKPGHLGNQSNFEEYYASKNRSAESDEDLKALINKVMVRNRRHNTGIDWPKRHVRTLFVEFNEEEQALYNAIENWRSQDAFTSAFSSLTLKREACSSREAVYYSLKKHVEKRKKENEHYIQDPYIDVLMDHINHIPFNSKANKALELIKEIDDKVVIFTEYRASQMYLQWFLQQHGISSVPFRGGFKRGKKDWMKELFQNHAQVLIATEAGGEGINLQFCSHMINYDLPWNPMRLEQRIGRIHRLGQKNDVHIYNLATKHTVEEHILKLLYEKINLFERVIGELDEILTRINMKNIDAHIQEIFAQSKSEGEIRIKMENLTSIIDFAKRNEAEVQGYAAT, encoded by the coding sequence ATGAATGTCGATATTTCCGTAGATCGGACATGGCAAAATAATTTTTTAAAACGCATTGATGAAGATGGCCCTTGGACCAATTGGGATTTATATCATTTAGCTTATGAAACAGAAAAATCGTTGCTTGTCCCTACATTTGATGGATTACAAGCACCCAAACATTTATCCCATTTCACACCACTGCCTCATCAATTAGAAGTGGCACAAAACGTAATTGAACAAATGAATGGTAAAGCAATACTAGCGGATGAAGTTGGACTCGGAAAAACGATCGAGGCGGGACTTATTTTAAAAGAATATATGGTGCGCGGACTTGTGAAAAAAGTACTTATACTCGTACCAGCTTCCCTCGTATCTCAATGGGCATATGAACTAAATACGAAATTTTTCATCCCTGCTATAGCCCAAAAGAAAAGCTATTCATGGGAACAAGCTGATGTCATCGTTTCATCTATTGATACAGCAAAACGTTCACCACATCGCGATATCGTTTTAAACTTAGAGTATGACCTTATTATTATCGATGAAGCACATAAACTAAAAAATAATAAAACAAAAAACTATGAATTTGCACAGCGTTTAAAAAAGAAGTTTTGTTTATTACTAACAGCAACACCCGTTCAAAATAAAATCGATGAAATCTTTAATCTCGTTTCCTTATTAAAACCGGGTCATTTAGGAAATCAATCTAATTTTGAAGAGTATTACGCCTCAAAAAATCGTTCTGCCGAGTCTGATGAAGATTTAAAAGCTCTCATTAATAAAGTAATGGTTCGAAATAGACGCCATAATACCGGAATTGATTGGCCGAAACGACATGTACGTACACTTTTCGTTGAATTCAATGAGGAGGAACAAGCTTTATATAATGCGATTGAAAATTGGCGAAGCCAAGATGCTTTCACTTCCGCCTTCTCATCATTAACTTTAAAACGAGAGGCATGTAGTAGCCGCGAAGCTGTTTACTATTCGCTTAAAAAGCATGTAGAGAAACGAAAAAAAGAAAATGAACATTACATACAAGACCCTTATATTGATGTTTTAATGGATCATATTAATCATATTCCTTTCAATTCAAAAGCAAATAAAGCACTGGAACTGATAAAAGAGATTGATGATAAAGTTGTCATTTTCACAGAATATAGGGCATCACAAATGTATTTACAATGGTTTTTACAGCAGCACGGCATTTCTTCTGTTCCGTTTCGCGGCGGATTTAAGCGTGGTAAAAAAGATTGGATGAAAGAACTTTTCCAAAATCATGCACAAGTATTAATCGCAACGGAAGCAGGTGGCGAAGGGATTAACTTGCAGTTTTGTAGTCATATGATTAATTACGATTTACCTTGGAATCCAATGCGCCTTGAACAACGAATCGGACGTATTCACCGACTCGGACAAAAAAATGATGTTCACATTTATAACTTAGCAACAAAACATACTGTTGAAGAACATATTTTAAAACTACTGTATGAAAAAATTAATTTATTTGAGCGCGTAATCGGTGAACTCGATGAAATACTTACAAGGATCAATATGAAAAATATTGATGCGCATATACAAGAAATTTTCGCGCAGTCAAAGAGCGAAGGAGAAATTCGAATTAAGATGGAAAATTTAACATCTATCATCGACTTTGCTAAGCGAAATGAAGCTGAGGTGCAAGGCTATGCAGCAACATGA